Below is a window of Halobaculum lipolyticum DNA.
GGAGGGGTACGAACGGACGCTGCGGGAACTGAAAGCGATCGACGCCGCCGACGACGACGAGGGGATCCGGGCGATCGCCGACTGGGTCGTCGAAGAGATCCGCGAGAACCGCGCCCTCCCGGGGTCGCGGGCGGTCCGCAGGGAGGCGGCGAAGTTCTGCCGGGCCAACGGGTACGAGGTCCGCAACGACGAGTGGCTGGGGGTCTGAGCGGCCGCACCCCCGGCGTGTGGCGGCGCGTTCGTCCCCGACCGGCCGTCGGCGTCGGTCTCGCCGGAGCTACTCTCGCCCGAGGTACGCGTCGAGTTCGCGCTCGATGATGTCCGTGACGCGCTCGGCGTACGTCCACAGTGCCGCGTTGATCCGTTCTTCGGTGTCGTCGTCGAGGTCGTCGACGCCCCGGAGCACCGAGTCCCGCGTCACCTGCGGGTGGTAGACGCAGACGACGCCCAGCGAGTCGGTCGCGTCGCCGGCGACGTCGGCGTGCACGCCGTACTGGTCGGTCCCCCAGACGCCGTCGCCGCCGTGGCGCTCTAACAGGGAGTCGACCGCGTCGAGCAGCCGGAGTTCCTCCGTCGAGAGGATCGGGTCGGTCCCCTCGAACAGTTCGGTGTACGCCTCGCTTCGGGCGCTGGTGGTCCACTCGTCGAGTCGGGAACGAACCTCGTGTACGAGTTGCCGGTCTGCTTCGTCCATCCCTCACCTAACCCGCCCACGACAATCAACGTGGTGCCGGTCCGTGTGACCGGGACGCCGCCGCCGAACACGTCGGGGGCGTCGGACGGGTGGGCGGGTCGCCGCGGGTCCCCAAACCGCCCCGGTCGGCGATCGCCCGCGAATCGGACGGCGGTGGGCCGGGCGAGGCGACTCAGAGCTCCTCGTCGGCCAACTCCATGTCCGCGACGATCTCGTACGGGTGGTGGTCCTTGCGGATCCCGTCGAGGATGCGGAACGCGTCGTCGGGCGCGAGGAAGTGGCGACACACCGCCCGCCCGAGCGGCGTCGGCGACAGGCCGTCGATGAACTCCCACTCCAACAGCTTCCCGACCGCGTGGGTGGTCGGCACCTCGCCGATCATCCGGTCGTTGAGCTTCTTGGCCCCCTTGCCCGCGACGACGACGTTCGCGAGCGTCTCCTCGGCCGCCGAGGAGGTGTCGTACACCGTCGTCACGTCCTCCATCTCCCCCTTCAGCAGTTTGAAGGCGGTCTCGTCTTCGGTTCCCTCCATCGAGGAGTGGTAGCTGGCGTCGGGTTCGACGAGGACGTACACCTTCCCCTCGTCGTGGTAGTCCGGGCGGCCCGCGCGGCCGAGCATCTGCTCGAACTCCTGGACGGAGAGCCACTCGATCCCCATCGCGAGCGTGTCGAAGATCACCTGCGAGGCGGGGAAGTCGACACCCGCGGCGAGCGCGGCGGTCGTGACGACCGCGGCCAGGT
It encodes the following:
- a CDS encoding DUF7539 family protein yields the protein MDEADRQLVHEVRSRLDEWTTSARSEAYTELFEGTDPILSTEELRLLDAVDSLLERHGGDGVWGTDQYGVHADVAGDATDSLGVVCVYHPQVTRDSVLRGVDDLDDDTEERINAALWTYAERVTDIIERELDAYLGRE